In Sebastes fasciatus isolate fSebFas1 chromosome 8, fSebFas1.pri, whole genome shotgun sequence, the DNA window ACCTCAGCACCTGCACCGTGCTGCTGATTTCCCCCAGCAGCGCACAGGGCTTCAGTCACCTGCAGGTCCACCTCACAGACCGCAACACTCAGGTCAGCTTTCTCTCTAGATTCTTACACTTGAGTAGCAGATATGTACATTAAAGCATAATCAGGAATCATTTCATGAATAACTGCATGACAAGATGAGTGCAAATCAGTCACAGAGTAGCCTGCAGATGTTTTTATCAGTTTAACTCCTTACGCTGATTACACTTCAAAGTCAGATTGTGGTGATAATGAGTGAAAGACATGAGAGACCTCTTGGTTGAGTGTGTAACAATGTTGTGGTTTTGTGTAGGAGTTACTGAAGGTCTTGGTGGAGTATCCGTTCTTTGTGCAAGACCGAGGCTGGTCTTCTTGCTGCCCCCAGAGAACCACACAGCTGTACGGCCTGCCCTGCCGCCAGCTCATGGAGGGGGACGTCTGCCTGGCTCTCACGCCGACTCCCACCCAAACCCACCGGACACACACGCGCACCGGCTCCAGGGCCCATCGCACGCAACTCTCCTCCAGGGCTGCAGTAGAAGCCTCGCACAGGGAGGAGAtgccacctccacctcctcctccccctcttcctcaccACCACCCGCCTCCTCCTACTACTACCGCGCCGACCCCTCCACGCGCTCTGGCTGCAGAGCCTCCTCCTGctcaggagcagcagcagcagcgtccacGCAAACGGCGCTGGTCTGCCCCGGATACACTTCCCTCAACCGGAACTGATGAAAGCCTCCTGGATTTACCTCATGGCTCCAAGCTGATGAAGTGGCAGTAAAAACTTTTGgaaatgcacacatgcacacacacatataagcACATACACACCCTCCTTGTCTCTGTTGCACCCAAGACAAACAATGGAGAGACCTCAAGGTAGGGTTGCAGGGAAGGAATAAAAAAACGCAATTTACGGGTGTCCACACTGCTGCCCCCAAATATTAACCTAGTCCTCCTTAGTCTGGCCCTCGTTGcaccctcctttcctttcccttcccttcccttcctttccttccctcaACCTTACTTAGCACAGACCTGaaaggagcagcagctggatGATCTCTGGACGGCTCCTTACAGACACACTGAAGACATTTAGTGAGACAATCAAGCACTTGTCTGTGTTCACTCTGTTTTTGTAATGGTTGTCCCACACACCTACTTACTGACAGTGTTTTCTGCAGGGTATCGATTTTCAATCAGTGTTAATGAAAGTAAACGCTATTGAAGAAGTGCAGATATATATGAACAAAAAGTTGactatatatattacattacagatgttatatacagtaaatatgctAAACAGATTTAATGCAATCCTCTCTGTCAATTTtgcaatgcatttttttttcttgcttctGAGCCGACGTCTACATGTCGGCCTGGGCAGGCAAGGTGAATGTATGAGCAACTCTTCGCCTTTTTTTATTCTCATCACTGGGAGTCATTTCAAATGATTGATTGTTCGTCAAGGCATTACCTCCAATATGTTCTTAACATTATCTCTGAGAAAGGGAGAACACTAATGAAAACCGCGTAACAGACAATCCCACCCACACAGACAGGTCTGTGCCACATCGCCTCGACACTCATGGTGTTTTTTCCATTAAAGACTGAATGATGGAAAGAGTAAAAAAGTGCAGTATGGCTGAAGAGTAATGGTGCTAATAACACGTTGGAACATGATGCTTTGTGAATACTCTTGACCCCCCGTGTACTGTACGCTTCTGTTCCCATCTCGTTTTTTTTACGTACTGTATTTGTTTGAAGGCAGGGAAAACGATGAAAGTATTTTAAACTCAGATACGGGTATCTCCTCTGATTCAGCACACAATCTCACTttagtttttgtgttttgttttttattttattttcaaaaagaaaactcttacctgttgatttttctttttaaatgttatagctacaaaaaatgtatatttttaaaaattgtgAATCTGTTATATGATGTTCGCtagaaataaaggaaaaaaagctttataGATTTAATTAAAGGTGTGAATTTATTCTCTGCATGTGTTGTTAAGTACTATAAATTATCATTTAATACAGATGTTTAATATGAGGTtaacaatatatacaggcacattttttacattaataGAATGTTATCATGGTATTGGGTGAAAAAAGATGTTTGCTTTATCAATAGCTGATAACTCGTGCCAGGTTAGCTGCATGGTGGACAGAAACATTTCCCTTTATGCATTGCAAATAGGTCTACAATACAACACCTCCCTCGTTTCTTCATCGTACTCCACCGACGATACTCTTTGTTTGCATTTGAGCATTGTTTGCTCTGCTCTTAAAGTGTCTTTCATGATGATGACAGGGAAGGAATAAACCTTCATTACTCCACATGTATATTGTTCATGGCTAACCTGGTGCAGGGTAGCTCCCCCTGTCCTCCTACAtgttctctccctctgtgctgGAGGTGAGAGTCGGCCGCTTCTCCTCAATCTCTCCCAGGTTGAACCTCTGCAGCAGTTCCACTGCGAACAAGGGCACCACCTGGACACAGTGTCGTACACAATCAGTATGCGTATAGGGACCTCTACTGGTGGCTGAAAATACTACCGCTACACTTAGGACTGACAGGAAGCATTCATGCAGGAAGCATTCATGCAGGAAGCGTTAGGGTCTCATCAAAGATCAAAAAGCTGACTTTTAAACACAAAATCGGGTAGAATAGAGCTTTTTAAATCCAAGCTCATGGTCGTTTGGCATTTGAGAAATTCATGTGGTGGATCGACTCCTTTACAGCAAATCACACTGACACGCAATTCACATCACAGTTTGAGACTCTGCTTTCACTCACTTCATAGAAATACTACAACAAGAGATTTAAATGCAGGTatgagagagaaggaagggagAATTTTCGGTTAATTTGAATGTTCAAAACACATGCACTTCCTTTTGTCCAATTTGGGTGCAGACTGATGAACACTGTCTGATGGGATAAAACAGAATTTGTAAAGGGAGCGTTCATCAGTGTTGAGAGTCCTTGTAAgatcaaaatgtcaaagtaagACATTTCTAAATTGAATCCCTAATTTAGAGTGCATgtataaaattaaaaagaaatagaaataggACATTTTATCTACAACCAAAAGAGAAGATGACCCTTTTCCACCCACCTGCGCCATAATCAGCTTGCTGGTTTTAGGTGCGTTGGGGTCTGGATACTCCTCTCCGAAGCAGAGCTCGATCTCATAAGAAGGTGTAGGTCCCTTCCCCTGTAAACAGCGCTGCAGCTCTGTACACAAACATTTCATATTGGAATATTCTGATTTGATCATACAGACATATTGCCTCTTTGCATAGAGCAATAATGTCAGCAATAAAGTATCCCAAACAGTCTCTCTTCGAACACATCATATTCTGTTCCAGCTAGATTTATATGACTAACTGTAGGTTGttactgttttaaatgtttgttaatAGATGCACTGCCTTACCGTTGAGAAATGTGGGTATATCAAGGAGTTTGAAGGTCTTTTCTCGCTCCAGTTTGTTGGGCCGGTCAGCGTGTTGGGCCATGGGACCGCTCCAGTACACCCTGCCCTGGCAGAACCGCTTGATGAACACCCCATCTGGGGCCACCCATAATAGCACGCCCCTCTCCAGATGACAAAGGAGGCGGTTCATCGCTTCAGCCATGCTTGACGGCAGACATACGGAGCCCGGGGAGGGGAAAGAGAGCTGCTGGGCGGTGCAGCGCCCGTAGATCCGCTCGTTTCCCAAAGGGACGCAGCCCTGCAGGATGAAGCACCCGTCTGGGCTCCTGGTGGTCACTTTCATCACCCTCTGGCCCTGGTACAACAACACCACCTGCATACGGAGGTCTGTACACACAAAAGGCCAACGTGTTTTCCAGGTCATAAAGCGCAAAGGCCAGttaaattgttgttgttttttctgtgcATAAGCTTACCTGATATAGTAAGTGTAGGACTGATGAAGATTATGGGAGCAGGAGGGCTCTGggttagacttttttttcctgtgagcTCACAATACATGTGCTCCCTCATCAGATCATCTAAAGCAGAACAGA includes these proteins:
- the irf10 gene encoding interferon regulatory factor 10 — encoded protein: MEAKMHMKEWLVTQIESGKYEGLCWEDGDKTMFRIPWKHAAKKDYKQTEDAALFKAWAVYKGKFRDGRDKADPTMWKTRLRCALNKSTDFQEVPERNQLDITEPYKIYLIQHDSGPARPAESPQAKDQVIIQAKRSLRSPGLPDKQLHCQKESLHASKEEVKPWTDDLMREHMYCELTGKKSLTQSPPAPIIFISPTLTISDLRMQVVLLYQGQRVMKVTTRSPDGCFILQGCVPLGNERIYGRCTAQQLSFPSPGSVCLPSSMAEAMNRLLCHLERGVLLWVAPDGVFIKRFCQGRVYWSGPMAQHADRPNKLEREKTFKLLDIPTFLNELQRCLQGKGPTPSYEIELCFGEEYPDPNAPKTSKLIMAQVVPLFAVELLQRFNLGEIEEKRPTLTSSTEGENM